A window of the Desulfopila inferna genome harbors these coding sequences:
- a CDS encoding sugar phosphate nucleotidyltransferase, translated as MQAMILAAGFGTRLLPYSTYRPKPLFPLLNSPLLLLTIDRMQAAGFNHIVVNCHHLCEQVKEVLGKCSGVTLQEEEVILGTGGGLRRALDVIDDEPLLVTNGDIYHTVDLKNLYHRHVDGDFPLTLAVHDCPRFNSLLVNNGQLCSFEGAGNPSALAFTGIQVIDPKILEPIPLNAQSCIIERYRRILAEKGEIAALRVDHNHWTDMGTEQDYLDLHGALLGNKIPCWMELQSRITTPFCIDDKAVIGKKVTMKEWCCIGRAQIGDNVTISRSVIWDDAVVADGSSISDAIVI; from the coding sequence ATGCAAGCGATGATTCTGGCCGCCGGTTTCGGCACCCGGCTCCTGCCATATTCAACCTACAGGCCGAAGCCGCTTTTTCCCCTTCTTAATTCCCCCCTCCTGCTGCTCACCATTGACCGGATGCAGGCCGCCGGTTTCAATCATATAGTTGTGAACTGCCATCACTTATGCGAGCAGGTTAAGGAGGTGCTTGGGAAATGTTCAGGTGTCACCCTCCAGGAGGAAGAAGTCATCCTGGGAACCGGTGGCGGACTTCGTCGCGCGCTTGATGTCATTGATGATGAACCGCTGCTGGTGACCAATGGCGATATCTATCATACCGTTGACTTGAAAAATCTCTATCACCGGCATGTAGACGGTGATTTTCCGTTGACACTCGCCGTGCATGACTGTCCCCGATTTAACAGCCTGCTCGTAAACAACGGCCAATTGTGTAGTTTTGAAGGTGCCGGCAATCCCTCCGCTCTCGCTTTCACCGGCATTCAGGTAATCGATCCAAAGATACTGGAGCCTATTCCCCTTAATGCGCAGAGCTGCATCATAGAAAGATACAGGCGGATATTGGCGGAAAAGGGCGAGATCGCTGCACTCCGTGTCGATCATAATCATTGGACCGATATGGGAACGGAGCAAGATTACCTCGATCTGCATGGAGCTCTGCTTGGTAATAAGATACCCTGCTGGATGGAATTGCAGTCCCGCATTACCACACCTTTTTGCATAGACGATAAGGCCGTGATCGGTAAGAAAGTGACGATGAAGGAGTGGTGCTGCATCGGCAGGGCGCAAATCGGTGATAATGTCACAATCAGCCGTTCGGTAATCTGGGATGATGCCGTGGTGGCAGACGGCAGTTCTATCAGCGACGCCATAGTAATTTGA
- the lpxA gene encoding acyl-ACP--UDP-N-acetylglucosamine O-acyltransferase gives MTIHPTAVIDKKAELDSSVSVGPYAIIEGKVRIDAGSRIAGHAVITGPTYIGKNNSISSFATVGGDPQDLKYAGEPTELIIGDNNRIREYASLHRGTVTGGGKTVVGNDNLLMSYIHIAHDCKVGNGVIMSNVATIAGHVEVGDCATIGGLVAIHQFARVGKYSYIGGLSGINLDIPPFVIITGTRNRSRISGINKVGLKRRGFSRETIAKIDTAFRIIFRSPDLLLKDALEIAKREITDCSEVDDMVKFFEESERGVVRRTAE, from the coding sequence ATGACTATTCACCCAACCGCAGTAATTGATAAAAAAGCAGAACTTGATTCATCAGTGAGCGTCGGGCCATATGCCATTATTGAAGGCAAGGTCCGCATTGATGCCGGCAGTCGCATAGCAGGCCATGCTGTAATAACCGGTCCTACATATATCGGCAAAAATAATTCGATCTCGTCATTTGCAACCGTCGGCGGTGATCCACAGGATCTAAAATATGCCGGCGAGCCCACCGAACTGATAATAGGGGATAACAATAGAATACGTGAATATGCCTCACTGCATAGAGGCACCGTTACCGGTGGAGGAAAAACAGTAGTAGGCAACGATAATCTGCTGATGTCCTACATTCATATTGCCCATGACTGTAAGGTCGGCAATGGGGTGATTATGTCGAATGTCGCCACAATTGCCGGTCATGTCGAGGTGGGCGATTGTGCCACGATCGGCGGCCTTGTCGCCATTCACCAGTTTGCCAGGGTAGGTAAATATTCCTATATCGGCGGCCTCTCCGGCATAAATCTTGATATTCCACCCTTTGTGATTATTACCGGAACCCGTAACCGTTCGCGAATTTCAGGCATCAACAAAGTCGGTCTGAAGAGGCGGGGATTCAGCAGGGAAACCATAGCAAAAATCGATACCGCTTTTCGCATCATTTTCAGATCACCCGACTTATTGTTGAAAGATGCACTTGAAATTGCCAAAAGGGAAATTACCGACTGCAGTGAAGTCGATGATATGGTCAAATTCTTTGAGGAATCAGAACGGGGAGTTGTGCGCCGCACCGCTGAATGA
- the fabZ gene encoding 3-hydroxyacyl-ACP dehydratase FabZ, which produces MTEKIPENMDILAILRMLPHRYPFVMVDRITQIVPGEKISGIKNVTINEPFFQGHFPEHPVMPGVMILEGMAQVGGVLGYHTLPEMMGNKLLYFAGIDNARFRKPVMPGDQLVFDLNLLKIKRGIMVMEGTAHVDGRLVAEAELMASFG; this is translated from the coding sequence ATGACGGAAAAAATACCGGAAAATATGGATATTTTAGCGATTTTAAGAATGCTGCCTCATAGGTATCCATTTGTCATGGTGGACAGGATCACCCAAATCGTGCCGGGAGAAAAAATCAGCGGTATCAAGAATGTCACCATAAACGAACCCTTTTTTCAGGGGCATTTCCCCGAACATCCGGTCATGCCGGGCGTGATGATTTTGGAGGGAATGGCACAGGTCGGTGGTGTTCTTGGATACCATACGCTGCCGGAGATGATGGGTAATAAACTGCTTTATTTCGCCGGCATCGACAATGCCAGGTTTCGCAAGCCGGTGATGCCTGGCGATCAGCTTGTATTTGATTTGAACCTGTTGAAAATCAAGCGTGGGATCATGGTCATGGAGGGCACCGCCCATGTCGACGGCCGCCTTGTCGCCGAGGCCGAATTAATGGCTTCATTCGGCTAA
- the lpxD gene encoding UDP-3-O-(3-hydroxymyristoyl)glucosamine N-acyltransferase, translating to MDVKSKQERVDTLAELVNGEVVGDGSITIGGLDSIEAAKQGQITFLAKATKTELLDKTSASAVLVPLEIEQSSKTIIRVRDPYLASAIIHNHLLKKPFKAKGVHPSVHIGDGCEIPAEVTIEPFTVLGDNVKIGERVYIGSGVYIGDDAEIGEDTVIRPNVSIEYATRIGCRVVIHPGTVIGSDGYGYAADERGCHIKRPQIGTVRIDDDVEIGANCCVDRAAYGLTWIKSGTKIDNMVQIAHNVVVGENCLLVAHSALAGSTTLGRNVVLGGKASTKGHVHLGDGVMVAGKGAVNKNQPAGAILGGVPAIPIQKWIKAAKIYEKLPEMRTEVRRLRKEMDELQQLLTSKENDL from the coding sequence GTGGACGTGAAAAGCAAACAGGAGCGAGTTGATACTCTGGCGGAACTGGTAAATGGAGAAGTGGTCGGCGATGGCTCTATCACCATAGGAGGCCTGGACTCAATTGAGGCGGCCAAACAGGGACAGATAACCTTTCTGGCAAAAGCCACCAAAACCGAACTGCTTGACAAGACAAGCGCCTCCGCCGTTCTGGTTCCTTTGGAGATAGAACAGAGTTCGAAAACCATTATCCGTGTCAGGGATCCCTATCTTGCCTCCGCCATAATTCATAATCATCTGCTCAAAAAACCTTTTAAGGCCAAGGGAGTTCACCCCTCCGTTCATATCGGCGATGGCTGTGAAATACCAGCCGAGGTAACCATTGAACCTTTTACGGTCCTGGGCGACAATGTCAAAATTGGTGAACGGGTATATATCGGTTCTGGAGTATATATCGGTGATGACGCGGAGATTGGAGAAGATACTGTAATCCGGCCCAATGTTTCCATAGAATATGCTACCAGGATTGGCTGCCGGGTCGTCATTCATCCGGGAACCGTGATCGGCAGTGACGGCTATGGATATGCAGCAGATGAGCGGGGCTGTCACATAAAGCGCCCTCAGATCGGTACTGTACGTATTGACGACGATGTCGAAATAGGGGCAAACTGCTGCGTGGATAGAGCAGCTTATGGACTGACATGGATTAAATCAGGTACAAAAATCGATAATATGGTACAGATAGCCCACAATGTTGTTGTTGGAGAGAATTGTCTGCTGGTCGCTCACTCTGCTTTAGCCGGTTCCACGACCCTGGGCAGGAATGTCGTTCTGGGCGGTAAGGCATCCACCAAAGGACATGTTCATCTTGGTGACGGTGTTATGGTGGCGGGTAAAGGTGCGGTAAACAAAAATCAGCCGGCCGGTGCGATATTAGGGGGCGTTCCCGCAATTCCCATACAAAAATGGATAAAAGCGGCAAAAATTTATGAGAAACTCCCGGAGATGCGTACGGAAGTTCGACGACTCCGCAAAGAAATGGATGAACTACAGCAATTGCTTACCAGTAAAGAGAATGATTTGTGA
- a CDS encoding exo-beta-N-acetylmuramidase NamZ family protein, producing MIAVGLDVLESQPRSFSGKRLGLLTNQASVNSHLIHNRILLQRRFGERLTTLFSPQHGFYSEKQDNMIESGHSTDMFTGLPIYSLYGELRKPSREMLENVDVLLIDLMDVGTRVYTFLYTMAYCLEAAREYGKQVVVLDRPNPVGGVAVEGNLLKEEWRSFVGLYSLPMRHGLTFGELALLINNEYKIGADLEVIPMQGWRREMLFRETGLPWVFPSPNMPTPETALVYPGQVIWEGTNISEGRGTTLPFELFGSPFLDHTEVMSFLEKTELPGCYLRPLLFQPTSGKWAEMVCTGFQLHVTDPHAYLPYRTSLALLQALLHLYPQHFVYKDPPYEYEYSKLPMDLILGSREVREQLEQGMAVESMEERWHQELQEFDQLRREYFLYAQ from the coding sequence ATGATAGCAGTTGGTCTTGATGTCCTTGAATCGCAACCACGGTCATTTTCAGGAAAGCGTCTTGGGCTATTGACGAATCAAGCCTCGGTCAATAGTCATCTCATCCACAACAGGATCCTGCTGCAGCGCAGGTTCGGCGAAAGACTCACCACCCTCTTCTCTCCGCAGCATGGTTTTTACTCGGAGAAACAAGACAACATGATAGAATCGGGACACAGTACAGATATGTTCACCGGTCTGCCGATCTATAGTCTTTACGGTGAATTACGCAAACCGAGCCGGGAAATGCTGGAGAACGTCGATGTCCTTCTCATCGATCTCATGGATGTCGGCACCCGGGTGTACACCTTTCTCTATACCATGGCCTACTGTCTGGAGGCAGCCAGGGAATACGGTAAACAGGTTGTCGTTCTCGACCGCCCTAACCCTGTCGGCGGCGTAGCAGTGGAAGGCAATCTATTAAAAGAAGAATGGCGCTCCTTCGTCGGGCTCTATTCTCTTCCCATGCGTCATGGCCTCACCTTCGGTGAGCTGGCACTGCTGATCAACAACGAATATAAAATCGGTGCCGACCTTGAAGTAATCCCCATGCAGGGCTGGCGCAGAGAGATGCTCTTCAGGGAAACAGGCCTTCCCTGGGTCTTTCCTTCTCCCAACATGCCCACTCCGGAAACGGCTCTTGTCTATCCCGGTCAGGTTATCTGGGAAGGCACCAATATTTCCGAAGGACGGGGAACCACGCTGCCCTTTGAGCTCTTCGGCAGTCCGTTCCTCGACCACACCGAGGTAATGTCATTTTTAGAAAAGACTGAACTCCCGGGTTGTTATCTGCGACCGCTGCTTTTCCAGCCGACCTCCGGGAAATGGGCGGAGATGGTATGCACCGGTTTTCAGCTTCATGTCACGGACCCGCATGCCTATCTGCCTTACAGGACCAGTCTGGCCCTGCTGCAGGCCCTTCTGCACCTTTATCCGCAACACTTTGTGTATAAGGATCCACCATATGAATATGAATATTCCAAATTGCCTATGGATCTTATCCTGGGCTCCAGGGAAGTTCGGGAGCAGCTCGAACAGGGAATGGCTGTAGAGAGCATGGAGGAGCGCTGGCATCAAGAACTGCAGGAATTTGATCAACTGCGCAGAGAATATTTTCTTTATGCTCAATGA
- the glmS gene encoding glutamine--fructose-6-phosphate transaminase (isomerizing) has translation MCGIVGYVGSKRVVPVIFEGLKRLEYRGYDSAGIVYLENEALVKFRCEGKLINLENHVGEAYLSSSCVGIGHTRWATHGAPTTDNAHPHSDCSGKLAIVHNGIIENYHSLREELRERGHKFTSETDTEVLAHLIEEYLEDDLVKAVRLALDRVEGSYALGVIWTEEPHTLIAARNHSPLVLGVHDEAGSFMASDIPALLPYTNRVVFLEDGELAVLTEKGHTLFSIATGEKKERGEVVIDWSASMAEKAGFRHFMLKEIFEQPQAIANTISGRVNLETGEVTLPEIGLDDQALGKIKRIFLVACGTSWHAALVAKYWIEKWARIPVEVDIASEYRYRTLIVDESVLTVAISQSGETADTLAGIRLAGKLGSRVVTICNVVGSTMTREADGTIYTHAGPEIGVASTKAFTAQLAALFLLALFLAEKKGTIDLEKRQELAKALVGIGPVVEKELPLIQEQIGTLIDSFYDCRDFLFIGRGMNFPIALEGALKLKEISYIHAEGYAAGELKHGPIALIDKEMPILAIVPRDGVYSKVISNVEEIKARQGRLVLLGSRGDTQLRTLTDDVIYLPEIHEEMNPILYTIPAQLLAYEIAARRGCDVDQPRNLAKSVTVE, from the coding sequence ATGTGTGGCATTGTTGGTTATGTAGGCTCAAAACGTGTCGTGCCGGTGATATTCGAAGGACTGAAGCGGTTGGAGTACAGAGGGTACGATTCAGCCGGAATAGTTTATCTCGAAAATGAGGCGCTGGTCAAGTTTCGCTGCGAGGGCAAACTGATCAATCTGGAAAACCATGTAGGCGAAGCTTATCTGAGTTCTTCGTGCGTCGGCATCGGGCATACACGCTGGGCTACTCACGGTGCTCCGACCACCGATAATGCTCACCCTCACAGCGATTGCAGTGGAAAGCTTGCGATCGTTCATAACGGAATAATCGAAAACTATCATTCGCTGCGCGAGGAACTCAGGGAAAGGGGACATAAATTTACCTCGGAGACGGATACGGAGGTACTGGCCCATCTCATTGAAGAATACCTCGAGGATGATCTGGTAAAGGCTGTCCGCCTGGCGCTTGACCGGGTTGAGGGATCGTATGCCCTTGGCGTAATCTGGACGGAAGAGCCGCATACCCTGATCGCTGCCAGAAACCACAGTCCTCTTGTCCTCGGAGTGCATGATGAGGCTGGATCGTTTATGGCCTCCGATATTCCGGCGCTCTTGCCATATACCAATCGCGTGGTTTTTCTGGAAGATGGTGAACTGGCAGTACTCACGGAAAAAGGTCACACTCTGTTCTCCATTGCCACCGGAGAAAAGAAAGAACGGGGCGAGGTCGTCATCGACTGGAGTGCCTCGATGGCCGAAAAAGCAGGGTTCCGACACTTTATGCTCAAAGAAATTTTCGAGCAGCCGCAGGCCATAGCCAATACTATCAGCGGCAGGGTCAACCTGGAAACCGGAGAGGTGACATTGCCGGAGATCGGCCTTGATGATCAGGCTTTAGGCAAAATCAAACGAATTTTTCTGGTTGCCTGCGGTACATCCTGGCATGCCGCCCTGGTGGCTAAATACTGGATAGAGAAATGGGCCAGAATTCCCGTGGAGGTTGATATCGCCTCGGAATATCGCTATCGCACCTTGATTGTTGATGAAAGCGTACTCACCGTTGCCATTTCCCAGTCGGGGGAAACAGCGGATACCCTGGCCGGTATAAGGCTGGCAGGAAAACTCGGCTCACGGGTGGTGACTATCTGCAATGTGGTCGGCTCCACAATGACCAGGGAGGCCGACGGCACCATTTATACACATGCGGGACCTGAAATAGGTGTAGCCTCAACCAAGGCATTTACCGCACAGCTTGCCGCTCTTTTTCTCCTGGCACTTTTTCTCGCCGAGAAAAAAGGGACTATCGACCTGGAAAAAAGACAGGAACTTGCCAAGGCGCTGGTAGGTATCGGACCTGTTGTAGAAAAAGAGCTTCCCCTGATTCAGGAACAGATTGGTACCCTGATCGACAGTTTCTATGATTGCAGGGATTTTCTTTTTATCGGACGCGGCATGAATTTTCCCATCGCCCTTGAAGGTGCCCTGAAACTCAAGGAAATTTCCTACATTCATGCGGAAGGCTATGCCGCAGGTGAACTCAAGCATGGTCCAATCGCTCTTATTGATAAAGAGATGCCTATTCTTGCCATCGTGCCCCGGGACGGAGTATACAGCAAGGTAATCTCCAATGTGGAAGAGATAAAGGCCCGCCAGGGCAGACTCGTCCTGCTGGGCAGCAGGGGAGATACGCAGTTGAGAACACTGACCGATGATGTTATATATCTCCCCGAAATACACGAAGAGATGAACCCGATCCTCTATACAATTCCAGCACAGTTGCTGGCCTATGAAATAGCAGCACGTCGCGGCTGCGATGTCGACCAGCCGAGAAATCTTGCCAAAAGCGTTACGGTTGAATAG
- the pyrE gene encoding orotate phosphoribosyltransferase, whose product MNDRQRLKAILLEKSYRKGTFQLTSGKTSDFYIDGKQTTLSAEGAFLCGKLIFDLIKKEGKGIGAVGGMTLGADPIVTAVSIASFLDHNPIPAFIVRKEAKGHGTGNYIEGLGNMEKGCSVALVEDVVTTGGTLIKVIERVEAAGFTVGLVITIVERQEGGTAALEEAGYPLKSLYTREELLGEDS is encoded by the coding sequence ATGAACGACCGACAACGATTGAAAGCAATCCTTCTCGAAAAATCATACAGAAAAGGTACTTTTCAACTTACCTCGGGAAAGACTTCCGACTTCTATATAGATGGTAAACAAACCACCCTTTCAGCCGAAGGTGCATTTTTGTGCGGCAAGCTGATTTTTGATCTTATCAAAAAAGAAGGGAAAGGTATAGGGGCCGTGGGCGGCATGACCCTCGGCGCCGATCCCATAGTCACAGCGGTATCCATCGCCAGTTTTCTCGATCACAATCCAATTCCCGCCTTTATTGTCAGAAAAGAAGCAAAAGGCCATGGCACCGGTAATTATATTGAAGGACTCGGCAATATGGAGAAGGGTTGCAGTGTCGCCCTGGTCGAAGACGTAGTCACCACCGGCGGCACCCTTATCAAGGTTATCGAGCGCGTTGAAGCTGCCGGATTCACCGTAGGTCTTGTTATCACCATCGTTGAGAGACAGGAAGGAGGTACGGCTGCGCTCGAAGAGGCGGGCTACCCCTTGAAATCGCTCTATACCAGAGAAGAACTGCTGGGTGAGGACTCATGA
- a CDS encoding dual CXXC motif small (seleno)protein: MKCRKCSAKLEVHRACKKVRMKCTGCRHEYHIHEVAADMDYETEKILEKYTAIIYD; encoded by the coding sequence ATGAAGTGTAGAAAATGCTCAGCAAAACTTGAAGTGCACAGAGCCTGCAAAAAGGTGCGGATGAAGTGCACCGGCTGTCGTCATGAATATCACATCCATGAAGTTGCTGCAGATATGGATTATGAGACCGAAAAAATACTGGAAAAGTACACCGCTATCATCTATGACTGA
- the hflX gene encoding GTPase HflX has protein sequence MSILSGNTEGLKKNQLKLLNRLAGKRIPRGEIISPEVARTLCRLSFELNRQIGLLIHRSGKIETLIVGTHSGILIPPIGHITSGGRLRGLRLVHTHLAGEKITEEDLMDLLFLRLDLLAVLHVDREGLPGNLHSVHLLPGRQEESNWAFLEPVHPARQKESFEDLITSIENEFSRISSAEEVKEGEDRAILISVSTETKMTAEEEMAELVELARSDNIRVLETVLQRRRKINPRLILGKGKLAEIMIRALQLDANLLIFNQELNPSQIRSITDFTDLRVIDRTQLILDIFANRAMSREGKLQIEMAQLKYMLPRLSSRDDALSRLTGGIGARGPGETKLEIDRRRINDRLARLAKELKGVGRERYRRRSQRRKNDLPVLSLVGYTNAGKSTLLNTLTGSDIVAENKLFATLDPTSRRLRFPEDLEVIITDTVGFISHLPEELLQAFKATLEELEEADLLVHVIDVSNPSYRDHIKVVESLLRDLGLDDIPCLKVFNKIDRVDNPEHLVKDLEKEGVIISALDRSSLKPFLEEAQRIMGKSMGWDTDL, from the coding sequence ATAAGTATACTCAGCGGAAACACCGAAGGATTAAAGAAAAACCAGCTCAAGCTCCTCAACCGGCTCGCCGGAAAACGCATTCCCCGAGGAGAGATAATCAGCCCGGAGGTCGCCCGCACCTTGTGCAGGCTCTCATTTGAGCTGAATCGCCAGATTGGCCTGCTTATTCATCGATCAGGTAAAATCGAGACACTGATAGTAGGCACACATTCCGGAATACTCATCCCTCCCATAGGTCATATCACCTCAGGCGGCAGACTGCGCGGACTCCGTCTCGTTCATACTCATCTTGCAGGTGAGAAAATCACAGAAGAAGACCTGATGGATCTTCTTTTCCTGCGCCTGGATTTGCTGGCCGTTCTTCATGTCGACAGGGAGGGCTTGCCGGGGAACCTGCACAGCGTGCACCTGCTTCCCGGCAGGCAGGAAGAAAGCAACTGGGCCTTTCTGGAACCTGTTCATCCTGCCAGGCAGAAGGAATCTTTTGAAGATTTGATCACTTCGATAGAGAATGAATTTTCGCGGATCAGCAGTGCTGAAGAAGTAAAAGAGGGGGAGGATCGCGCCATTCTCATCAGTGTCAGCACCGAGACCAAAATGACGGCTGAGGAAGAAATGGCCGAACTGGTCGAACTGGCGAGATCTGATAATATCCGGGTACTGGAAACGGTCCTGCAGCGGCGCAGAAAAATTAATCCACGTTTGATCCTGGGTAAAGGAAAACTTGCTGAAATCATGATCAGGGCACTGCAGCTCGATGCCAACCTGTTGATTTTCAATCAGGAGCTGAACCCTTCGCAGATTCGCTCGATCACCGATTTCACCGATCTGCGGGTAATCGACAGAACTCAGCTGATTCTTGATATCTTCGCAAATCGGGCCATGAGCCGGGAAGGAAAGCTGCAGATAGAGATGGCCCAGCTCAAATACATGCTGCCCAGGCTTTCCTCGCGGGACGATGCCCTATCCCGCCTCACTGGTGGGATAGGAGCGAGAGGACCCGGCGAAACCAAGCTTGAGATAGATAGAAGAAGAATTAACGATCGGTTGGCGCGTCTGGCTAAAGAGCTGAAGGGCGTGGGCAGAGAGAGGTATAGAAGACGTTCGCAGCGGCGCAAGAACGATCTTCCGGTACTCTCGCTGGTGGGGTATACCAACGCCGGTAAATCGACTCTGCTCAATACCCTGACAGGCAGCGATATCGTTGCCGAGAACAAACTGTTTGCAACCCTGGATCCCACCAGCAGGCGGCTGCGTTTTCCTGAGGATTTAGAGGTAATCATAACCGATACGGTTGGCTTCATCAGTCATCTTCCGGAAGAATTGCTTCAGGCTTTTAAGGCGACCCTGGAAGAGCTGGAGGAAGCCGATCTGCTGGTCCACGTCATAGATGTTTCAAATCCTTCCTATCGCGACCATATAAAGGTGGTCGAATCACTTCTTCGAGACCTGGGACTCGATGATATTCCCTGTCTGAAGGTATTTAATAAAATCGATCGTGTAGACAATCCGGAACATTTAGTCAAAGATCTGGAAAAGGAAGGCGTCATCATAAGTGCCCTCGATCGCTCCTCTCTGAAACCGTTTCTTGAAGAAGCCCAGCGCATCATGGGTAAATCCATGGGTTGGGATACTGATCTGTAA